Proteins encoded by one window of Nocardia goodfellowii:
- a CDS encoding MBL fold metallo-hydrolase, with product MKQISADLWQTETLSPFPGLHTNAYLWTSPEGNVLFYNTTHEHEFEHMAELGGVAHQYLSHRDEVASSLATIRERFGAQLHIHQADAGEVTQTTVDDPFDTRHFAVGGLEVIPTPGHTPGSACFLATVSGRRHLFTGDTLVLGEKGWWAGYIEGHSDRDTLVSSLERIGRLAPEIVVSSAFMTDSGVTELGDRQWADCVSEARAGLTG from the coding sequence ATGAAACAGATTTCCGCTGATCTCTGGCAGACCGAGACGCTGAGCCCCTTTCCCGGGTTGCACACCAACGCCTATCTGTGGACCTCACCCGAGGGAAATGTGTTGTTCTACAACACCACCCACGAGCACGAGTTCGAGCACATGGCCGAACTGGGCGGGGTGGCGCACCAGTACCTGAGTCATCGCGACGAGGTCGCCTCCTCGCTGGCCACGATTCGGGAACGGTTCGGCGCGCAGTTGCACATCCACCAGGCCGACGCCGGCGAGGTCACCCAGACCACCGTCGACGACCCGTTCGATACCCGGCATTTCGCGGTCGGCGGGCTGGAGGTCATTCCGACGCCCGGCCACACACCGGGCAGCGCCTGCTTTCTGGCGACCGTGTCCGGACGGCGGCACCTGTTCACCGGTGACACCTTGGTGCTCGGCGAAAAGGGTTGGTGGGCAGGCTATATCGAGGGGCACAGCGATCGTGACACCCTGGTGTCCAGTCTGGAGCGGATCGGTCGGCTCGCCCCGGAGATCGTGGTGTCCAGCGCGTTCATGACCGACTCCGGAGTGACCGAACTCGGTGACCGGCAGTGGGCCGACTGTGTCTCCGAAGCACGCGCGGGGCTGACCGGCTGA
- a CDS encoding aminotransferase class V-fold PLP-dependent enzyme encodes MSLAPAEFAPETVYLNTASHGLPPARALAALREVQDRWAAGRGAPMVHDDLVPAIRTAFARLIDGATADHIGLGSTVSALIAPVAAALPAGAEVLVAEGEFASVTMPFLFRGDLAVRTVPLERLAAEVRPETALVAVSVVQSADGRIADTASLREATRAHGAKLLLDATQAAGWFPLRFADADYWVCASFKWLIGARSVAFFAATPEAADELRPVGPGWYAAEDRWAELYSPVALPSTARRFDQTPDWLGVVVASSALELIEELTIEKIHGHNLGLAERFRAGVVDLGYQPLAQASAIVTVPGADAAAERLERAEVLASARAGGLRFSFHLYNTDTDVDRALAALGERRGAGI; translated from the coding sequence ATGTCCCTCGCTCCCGCCGAATTCGCCCCCGAGACCGTCTACCTCAATACCGCCTCGCACGGTCTGCCGCCGGCGCGCGCGCTGGCGGCGCTGCGGGAAGTACAGGACCGATGGGCCGCCGGTCGTGGCGCGCCGATGGTGCACGACGATCTGGTGCCCGCCATCCGCACGGCTTTCGCCCGGTTGATCGACGGGGCGACGGCGGATCACATCGGTCTGGGCAGCACCGTTTCGGCGCTGATCGCGCCCGTCGCGGCGGCGTTGCCCGCGGGCGCGGAAGTGCTTGTCGCCGAAGGCGAATTCGCCTCGGTGACGATGCCGTTCCTGTTCCGCGGCGACCTCGCGGTACGCACGGTGCCGCTGGAGCGGCTGGCGGCAGAGGTGCGACCGGAGACGGCGCTGGTCGCGGTCAGCGTGGTCCAGTCCGCGGACGGCCGGATCGCGGACACCGCGTCGCTGCGCGAGGCGACCCGGGCCCACGGCGCGAAACTCCTGCTCGACGCCACCCAGGCGGCGGGCTGGTTCCCGCTACGGTTCGCCGACGCCGACTACTGGGTGTGCGCGAGCTTCAAATGGCTGATCGGAGCGCGCAGCGTCGCGTTCTTCGCGGCCACCCCGGAGGCCGCCGACGAGCTGCGACCGGTCGGGCCGGGCTGGTATGCGGCCGAGGACCGCTGGGCCGAGCTGTACAGCCCGGTCGCTCTGCCGTCCACCGCACGGCGTTTCGATCAGACCCCGGACTGGCTGGGCGTGGTTGTCGCGTCCTCGGCGCTGGAGTTGATCGAGGAACTCACCATCGAGAAGATCCACGGGCACAACCTCGGCCTGGCCGAGCGGTTCCGCGCCGGCGTGGTGGATCTCGGGTACCAGCCGCTGGCGCAGGCGTCGGCGATCGTCACCGTTCCGGGCGCCGATGCCGCCGCGGAGCGGTTGGAGCGGGCCGAGGTGCTGGCCTCCGCCCGCGCCGGTGGACTGCGCTTCTCTTTCCACCTCTACAACACCGACACCGACGTCGACCGCGCGCTCGCCGCACTCGGCGAGCGCCGAGGGGCGGGGATCTAG
- a CDS encoding DUF2867 domain-containing protein, with protein MRLPKSAHSAHPWRIHDIAGDFIVEDVWAMPTPGGPDDFPELVDWFASDKSDAEPAASYRLLFALRWKLGALLGLDKPGSGVGKRVATVRDRLPADLREGPRGPDPASVPFTSVYRTDTEWVAEMANKTVHGLMHIGWVPDGAGGYRGQMAVLTKPNGLLGRLYMALILPFRYLLVYPALMSMIKRGWATRADRSGRPAT; from the coding sequence ATGAGGCTTCCGAAATCCGCGCACTCCGCGCACCCGTGGCGAATCCACGACATCGCCGGCGATTTCATCGTCGAAGACGTGTGGGCCATGCCGACCCCGGGCGGTCCGGACGATTTCCCCGAACTGGTCGACTGGTTCGCCTCCGACAAGAGCGACGCCGAGCCCGCCGCGAGCTACCGCTTGTTGTTCGCGCTCCGCTGGAAACTGGGCGCGCTGCTCGGCCTGGACAAACCCGGCAGCGGAGTCGGCAAACGGGTAGCCACGGTGCGCGACCGGCTGCCCGCGGATCTCCGCGAGGGCCCACGCGGTCCCGATCCGGCCTCGGTGCCGTTCACCTCGGTGTACCGCACCGACACCGAGTGGGTCGCCGAGATGGCCAACAAAACCGTGCACGGGCTCATGCACATCGGCTGGGTGCCCGACGGCGCGGGCGGTTACCGCGGCCAGATGGCGGTGCTGACCAAACCCAACGGCCTGCTCGGCAGGCTCTACATGGCGCTGATCCTGCCGTTCCGCTACCTGCTGGTGTATCCGGCTTTGATGTCGATGATCAAGCGCGGCTGGGCAACTCGTGCTGATCGGAGCGGGCGTCCGGCAACCTAG
- a CDS encoding helix-turn-helix domain-containing protein: MLDQPRSWRLERNGNATFVAVAAEFACIAESSAVEPRGFRHPAWQLVLSTGAPVVVRDERGASVTGPGILVSPRTFRVFRYPAGYVSLWIDPYRLAGAPGIHALDDAQATRLLSGLGTELEPDRLGAALDRALGATASLDPRVRRALELLEDGYSAEELARRVGLSPRRLRQLCSHTVGCSLSTLRRWHALREAVVQLPFRPTAEVAVQTGFADQSHLVRTTVAMGGVTPGAMFARWRATGLDPSVGIPTPKEQLMFRTTSLKTL, from the coding sequence ATGCTCGACCAGCCGCGCTCCTGGCGTCTTGAACGAAACGGCAACGCCACGTTCGTCGCGGTCGCGGCCGAGTTCGCCTGTATCGCCGAGAGTTCCGCGGTGGAACCGAGAGGGTTCCGGCACCCGGCCTGGCAGCTGGTGCTGTCGACGGGTGCGCCGGTGGTGGTGCGTGACGAGCGCGGAGCAAGCGTCACCGGTCCGGGAATCCTGGTGTCGCCCCGGACATTCCGCGTATTCCGCTATCCGGCGGGTTATGTCTCGCTCTGGATCGATCCCTATCGGCTCGCGGGTGCGCCGGGTATCCACGCCCTCGATGACGCCCAGGCCACGCGCCTGCTGAGCGGACTCGGCACGGAGCTCGAACCGGACCGGCTGGGCGCGGCGCTCGACCGGGCACTCGGCGCTACCGCCTCGCTCGACCCGCGGGTGCGCCGAGCCCTCGAGCTACTGGAGGACGGTTACTCCGCCGAGGAGCTCGCGCGGCGAGTGGGGTTGTCGCCCAGGCGGTTACGGCAACTTTGCTCCCATACCGTGGGATGTTCGCTGAGTACGCTGCGGCGCTGGCACGCGCTGCGCGAGGCAGTCGTCCAGTTACCTTTCCGCCCGACCGCCGAGGTGGCCGTACAGACGGGTTTCGCTGATCAATCGCACCTGGTCCGGACCACGGTCGCGATGGGCGGAGTCACTCCCGGCGCGATGTTCGCCCGGTGGCGGGCAACCGGGCTCGATCCGAGTGTGGGCATCCCCACACCTAAGGAACAGTTAATGTTCAGGACCACAAGTTTGAAAACTCTGTGA
- a CDS encoding TRAP transporter permease — translation MLDSQDARSGGEPSAERRQQSEQPELKKSPPDAIEPENDAAVPVEPGKFETTRVELPDEPRQLPDAIEVDDEERPARELTGWPERIVATVAFVVALLALWQVFRPLPQGSQYYLVVFLAGTLPLVFLAYRSGIRWLDRESGPGPLDWALTAVAVLVCLYPVLPFQIGSGGGGYDDFLDRQALFDPVDVAMGTILLLLVLEACRRTTGWVLPVVCLVFVAYGYYGGLMPQGWSIAHAGLDFSQLVDALYNSASGFFGTPLDVAATYIVLFTLYGAVLEFSGAAQFFVDLSVSAFRRSRTAAGRTTVASGFLLGTVSGSGTATAVSVGAVTWPILRKAGYPPEQAGGMLAAAGVGAILSPPTLGVAAFIVAEYLEVSYVTVLGWALIPTLLYYLGILLAVEIDARRLGTRPVEIATTSVWRLLGRFGYHFLSLVVIVVLLLIGVSATKSVVYATALAFLLAFLDSKTRARARSPRQVYAALSSGVRSALPVVAVCTAAGVITAMTTKTGLGAQLAALLVKAAAAVSDNQTVILALTVIFAAVALAMLGLAVPVTASFIIGWAIIGPALLELDVPAPAAAMFVFYYSVLSEVTPPTALAAVGAAAITGGRTVPTMWQTLKYALPAFLVPVVFVMTANGESLLGRGALLGVLWTTVVACLAVAALATATGGWILGVGPAGTPARVLAAIGGLTLLYLEPVAIIAGLVALVAAVGLTVFTRPAGSAGNKAPGLSQRRTP, via the coding sequence ATGTTGGACTCGCAGGACGCTCGATCGGGGGGCGAGCCGTCCGCAGAGCGACGGCAGCAATCCGAGCAGCCCGAGCTGAAGAAATCCCCGCCGGACGCGATCGAGCCGGAAAACGATGCGGCCGTGCCGGTGGAGCCCGGGAAATTCGAGACCACGCGGGTCGAATTGCCGGATGAGCCAAGGCAACTCCCGGACGCCATCGAAGTCGACGACGAGGAACGTCCGGCGCGGGAGCTGACCGGCTGGCCGGAGCGGATCGTCGCGACCGTCGCGTTCGTCGTGGCGCTGCTGGCGCTGTGGCAGGTGTTCCGCCCGCTACCACAGGGCAGCCAGTACTACCTGGTGGTGTTCCTGGCCGGGACACTCCCGCTGGTCTTCCTGGCCTATCGGTCCGGAATCCGCTGGCTGGACCGGGAATCCGGCCCGGGACCGCTGGACTGGGCCCTGACCGCGGTGGCCGTACTGGTATGCCTGTACCCGGTGCTGCCGTTCCAGATCGGTTCCGGCGGTGGCGGTTACGACGACTTCCTGGATCGGCAGGCGCTGTTCGATCCGGTCGACGTCGCCATGGGCACGATACTGCTGCTCCTGGTGCTGGAAGCTTGCCGCCGCACCACCGGCTGGGTGCTGCCGGTGGTATGCCTGGTGTTCGTCGCCTACGGCTACTACGGCGGCCTGATGCCGCAGGGCTGGTCCATCGCCCATGCGGGACTGGACTTCTCGCAGCTGGTCGACGCGCTGTACAACTCGGCGAGCGGATTCTTCGGCACCCCACTGGATGTCGCGGCCACCTACATCGTGCTCTTCACGCTGTACGGCGCGGTGCTCGAATTTTCCGGCGCCGCACAGTTCTTCGTTGATCTGTCGGTGTCGGCGTTCCGGCGTTCGCGCACCGCGGCCGGCCGTACCACCGTGGCCTCCGGGTTTCTGCTCGGCACCGTGTCCGGGTCGGGCACCGCCACCGCGGTCAGTGTGGGCGCGGTCACCTGGCCGATCCTGCGCAAAGCCGGATATCCGCCCGAGCAGGCCGGCGGCATGCTGGCCGCGGCGGGTGTCGGCGCGATCCTGTCCCCGCCGACCCTCGGTGTCGCGGCGTTCATCGTCGCGGAATATCTCGAAGTCTCCTACGTGACGGTGCTCGGCTGGGCGCTGATCCCGACTCTGCTGTACTACCTGGGCATTCTGCTCGCGGTGGAGATCGACGCCCGGCGACTGGGTACCCGGCCGGTGGAGATCGCGACCACCTCGGTGTGGCGGCTGCTGGGCCGTTTCGGCTACCACTTCCTGTCCCTGGTCGTGATCGTGGTGCTGCTGCTCATCGGGGTCAGTGCCACGAAGTCGGTGGTGTACGCCACGGCCCTGGCCTTCCTGCTGGCCTTCCTGGATTCCAAGACCCGCGCTCGCGCCCGGTCACCGCGGCAGGTCTACGCCGCGCTCAGCTCCGGGGTGCGGTCGGCGCTGCCGGTGGTCGCGGTGTGTACCGCGGCCGGTGTGATCACCGCGATGACCACCAAGACCGGTCTCGGCGCCCAGCTCGCGGCGCTGCTGGTCAAAGCGGCCGCCGCGGTATCGGACAACCAGACCGTAATCCTCGCCCTGACAGTGATTTTCGCCGCTGTCGCACTCGCCATGCTGGGATTGGCGGTGCCGGTCACGGCGTCGTTCATCATCGGCTGGGCCATCATCGGGCCCGCGCTGCTGGAATTGGACGTGCCCGCGCCCGCGGCCGCGATGTTCGTCTTCTACTACTCCGTCCTGTCCGAGGTGACACCGCCGACCGCGCTCGCCGCCGTGGGCGCGGCCGCGATCACCGGCGGACGCACGGTGCCCACGATGTGGCAGACACTGAAGTACGCATTGCCCGCGTTCCTGGTGCCGGTGGTGTTCGTGATGACCGCCAACGGCGAATCCCTGCTCGGCCGCGGCGCCCTGCTCGGCGTGCTGTGGACGACGGTGGTCGCCTGCCTCGCCGTGGCCGCGCTGGCCACCGCCACCGGCGGCTGGATCCTCGGCGTCGGCCCGGCCGGCACGCCGGCTCGCGTACTCGCCGCGATCGGCGGGCTTACGCTGCTGTACCTGGAGCCCGTCGCGATCATCGCCGGGCTGGTCGCGTTGGTCGCGGCCGTCGGTCTCACCGTATTCACCCGACCCGCCGGCTCCGCCGGCAACAAGGCCCCAGGTTTGTCACAAAGGAGGACGCCATGA
- a CDS encoding TAXI family TRAP transporter solute-binding subunit — MNTVAKGFVRSRSAGVIAVLGVAVLSAGLLTGCGGRRDAPKADAGGEVNCEVHQETRVGIATGNATGVYFALGNAYAEQISQATNGTVKATAAETGASVQNIQQLVAGTYQVAFSLADTAADAVLGAGSFDGKKQPVQALTRLYSNYTQVVVRNGANINSVADLRGKRVSTGSPKSGTEVIANRVLQAAGLNPDSDISAQRLDLTKTVDGMKDGSIDAMFFSGGLPTPGITDLFTSARDQVKFLDIATLTSAMQKISPVYEEGTIPAATYGLAADAKTIVVPNFLLVRDDLDANLACVLARAVFDRKPQLEQANSAAKGIVKDNAQKTDPVPLHRGASHALTH, encoded by the coding sequence ATGAACACCGTCGCCAAGGGTTTCGTCAGGTCCAGATCGGCGGGGGTGATCGCGGTGCTCGGCGTCGCGGTGCTCTCGGCCGGCCTGCTCACCGGCTGCGGTGGTCGCCGTGACGCGCCGAAGGCCGATGCCGGTGGGGAGGTGAATTGCGAAGTGCACCAGGAGACCCGGGTCGGTATCGCCACCGGTAACGCCACCGGCGTCTACTTCGCGCTCGGAAACGCCTACGCCGAACAGATCTCGCAGGCCACCAACGGCACCGTGAAGGCCACCGCCGCGGAAACCGGCGCCTCCGTGCAGAACATCCAGCAGCTCGTCGCGGGCACCTATCAGGTCGCGTTCTCGCTCGCCGACACCGCCGCCGACGCGGTGCTCGGCGCCGGTAGCTTCGACGGGAAAAAGCAACCGGTGCAAGCGCTTACGCGGCTGTACTCGAATTACACCCAGGTGGTCGTGCGCAATGGCGCGAACATCAACTCGGTGGCCGATCTGCGCGGCAAGCGGGTCTCCACCGGGTCACCGAAATCCGGCACGGAGGTGATCGCCAACCGCGTGCTGCAAGCCGCCGGCCTGAACCCCGACAGCGACATCTCGGCTCAGCGTCTCGATCTCACCAAGACCGTGGACGGGATGAAGGACGGCTCCATCGACGCCATGTTCTTCTCCGGCGGCCTGCCCACCCCGGGCATCACCGACCTGTTCACCTCCGCGCGCGACCAGGTCAAGTTCCTCGACATCGCCACACTCACCTCCGCGATGCAGAAGATCAGCCCGGTCTACGAGGAGGGCACCATCCCGGCCGCCACCTATGGACTCGCGGCCGACGCCAAGACCATCGTCGTCCCCAACTTCCTTCTGGTCCGCGATGACCTCGACGCCAATCTCGCCTGCGTCCTGGCCAGGGCCGTCTTCGACCGCAAACCTCAACTGGAACAAGCGAACTCGGCCGCCAAGGGCATAGTCAAGGACAACGCCCAGAAGACCGACCCGGTCCCGCTGCACCGCGGCGCCTCGCACGCTCTGACGCACTGA
- a CDS encoding alpha/beta hydrolase, which produces MPLKPEARAIVTAADASFPKLGTEVLDAAEARRILAARPAVAVDPVPVRKVEERLVPGPEGAPPVRVRIYHPAGATGELPAVIFCHGGGFTICSLDSHDQLCRAMANGVGAIVVSVDYRQAPEHRFPAAAEDAYAVLCWVAELKASLGGDPARIAVAGDSSGGNLAAAVTLMARDRNGPALACQLLIYPMLDPARDTASYHENAHGYFVTADHLRWYWEQYLGSDTGTDNPYAAPARATDLSGLPPAHIVTAEYDPLRDEGEAYGDRLRAAGVDTEVLRYDGEFHGFFSMADQLPDAREAASKAYSALRAALGR; this is translated from the coding sequence ATGCCGTTGAAACCTGAGGCGCGGGCCATCGTGACCGCGGCCGACGCGTCGTTCCCGAAGCTGGGCACCGAAGTGCTCGACGCGGCCGAGGCCCGGCGCATTCTCGCCGCGCGCCCCGCCGTCGCGGTCGACCCCGTGCCGGTCCGCAAGGTCGAGGAGCGCCTGGTCCCGGGGCCGGAAGGCGCGCCGCCGGTCCGGGTCCGCATCTATCATCCGGCCGGCGCGACCGGTGAACTACCCGCCGTAATCTTTTGCCACGGCGGCGGATTCACCATTTGCAGCCTCGATTCGCACGACCAGCTGTGCCGCGCCATGGCCAACGGCGTCGGCGCGATCGTCGTCTCGGTCGACTATCGCCAGGCCCCGGAGCACCGTTTCCCGGCCGCCGCCGAAGACGCCTACGCCGTGCTGTGCTGGGTCGCCGAACTCAAAGCGTCGCTCGGCGGCGATCCCGCCCGGATCGCGGTGGCGGGCGACAGCTCCGGCGGCAACCTGGCCGCGGCCGTCACCCTCATGGCTCGCGACCGCAACGGCCCGGCCCTCGCCTGCCAGCTGCTCATTTACCCGATGCTGGACCCGGCCCGCGACACGGCTTCCTATCACGAGAACGCCCACGGCTATTTCGTCACCGCCGACCATCTGCGCTGGTACTGGGAGCAGTACCTCGGCTCGGACACCGGCACCGACAACCCCTACGCGGCGCCCGCGCGTGCCACCGACCTCTCGGGTCTGCCACCGGCCCACATCGTCACCGCCGAATACGACCCGCTCCGCGACGAGGGTGAGGCCTACGGAGACCGGCTGCGGGCGGCGGGCGTCGACACCGAGGTGCTGCGCTACGACGGCGAATTCCACGGCTTCTTCAGCATGGCCGATCAGCTACCCGATGCGAGAGAGGCTGCGAGCAAGGCGTATTCGGCGCTACGCGCCGCGCTGGGCCGATAG
- a CDS encoding glucose 1-dehydrogenase, producing the protein MIDLTGKVALITGAARGQGEAEARLFVALGARVVLTDVLAAEGLAAAESLGRAACFVQHDVGSAEEWATAVRTAVETFGGLHILVNNAAIYTAKPLTDTSAEELERILRVNLIGSFLGIQAVVGPMSAAGGGSIVNISSQAGLQGLPGHAAYGASKWALRGLTKTAALELGPAGIRVNSVHPGPIATPMIGHLGLGTGPGSFPSLPLGRVGLPAEVGSLVAFLASDDSAFVTGAELAIDGGLSAGPFIPPAD; encoded by the coding sequence ATGATCGATCTCACTGGCAAAGTCGCCCTGATCACCGGTGCCGCGCGCGGCCAGGGCGAAGCCGAAGCCCGCCTGTTCGTCGCGCTGGGTGCGCGCGTCGTCCTGACCGACGTACTGGCTGCCGAGGGCCTGGCTGCCGCCGAATCATTGGGCCGGGCCGCATGTTTCGTTCAGCACGACGTCGGTAGTGCCGAGGAGTGGGCTACCGCCGTGCGTACCGCCGTCGAAACGTTCGGCGGCCTGCACATTCTCGTCAACAACGCCGCCATCTACACCGCCAAACCGTTGACCGACACCAGTGCCGAAGAGCTGGAACGCATCCTGCGGGTCAATCTGATCGGGTCCTTCCTCGGTATTCAGGCCGTGGTCGGCCCGATGTCGGCGGCGGGCGGCGGTTCGATCGTCAACATCTCGTCGCAGGCCGGCCTGCAAGGTCTGCCGGGGCACGCCGCCTACGGCGCGTCCAAGTGGGCCCTGCGCGGTCTCACCAAAACCGCCGCCTTGGAGCTCGGCCCGGCCGGTATCCGCGTCAATTCCGTCCACCCCGGCCCGATCGCCACCCCGATGATCGGCCACCTCGGGCTCGGCACCGGCCCCGGCAGTTTTCCGAGCCTCCCGCTCGGGCGCGTCGGTCTCCCGGCGGAGGTGGGCAGCCTCGTCGCCTTCCTCGCCTCCGACGATTCCGCCTTCGTCACCGGGGCGGAGCTCGCCATCGACGGCGGGCTGTCGGCAGGTCCGTTCATCCCGCCGGCCGACTGA
- a CDS encoding LLM class flavin-dependent oxidoreductase, translating into MKFSMIFEAQMTNPSAAHERQVLRDCVEQAVLAEEMGFDTVWAVEHHGLKWYAHMSAPEIFLTWVAARTSRIRIGHGVVCMPFNFNHPVRAAERAAMLDVLSGGRVNLGAGRGATPQETSMCGVDPDRTYQEVEEALRIIGRAWQDPEGEFEWHGELLDIDPHPLLPRPVQLPHPPLFMACTKKDTLKLAADYGIGALVLGFAGIEEIAELRRTYDAAIAERTGEKFVSTVVNDHFAALCPTIVLDDREQAQQIGARGQRFFAQSIKHWYGAGPVPDEAVDASVDEVAGIKKAAEEHLAYLHEAKIPVKPGATSVFNVEHAYGSPEDAIAYVERLRAAGADEILCLIQMGTVPQEACLETIRHWGEKVIPHFRNSGS; encoded by the coding sequence ATGAAGTTCTCGATGATCTTCGAGGCGCAGATGACCAACCCGTCCGCCGCTCATGAACGTCAGGTGTTACGTGACTGCGTCGAGCAGGCGGTCCTGGCCGAGGAGATGGGCTTCGACACCGTGTGGGCGGTCGAGCACCACGGCCTGAAGTGGTACGCGCATATGAGCGCCCCGGAGATCTTCCTGACCTGGGTCGCGGCCCGCACCTCCCGTATCCGGATCGGGCACGGCGTGGTGTGTATGCCGTTCAACTTCAACCATCCGGTGCGCGCGGCCGAACGCGCCGCCATGCTCGACGTGCTCTCCGGCGGCCGGGTCAACCTCGGTGCGGGCCGCGGCGCCACCCCACAGGAAACCTCGATGTGCGGTGTCGACCCCGACCGCACCTACCAGGAGGTCGAGGAAGCGCTGCGCATCATCGGTAGGGCATGGCAGGACCCGGAGGGCGAATTCGAGTGGCACGGTGAGCTTCTCGATATCGATCCGCACCCGCTGCTGCCCCGCCCCGTGCAATTGCCGCACCCGCCGCTGTTCATGGCGTGCACCAAGAAGGACACGCTGAAATTGGCCGCCGACTACGGAATCGGCGCGCTGGTCCTGGGTTTCGCGGGCATCGAGGAGATCGCCGAGCTGCGGCGCACCTATGACGCGGCCATTGCCGAGCGGACGGGGGAGAAGTTCGTCTCCACCGTGGTCAACGATCACTTCGCGGCGCTGTGCCCGACCATCGTGCTCGACGACCGGGAGCAGGCCCAGCAGATCGGCGCGCGCGGCCAGCGCTTCTTCGCTCAATCCATCAAGCACTGGTACGGCGCGGGCCCGGTCCCGGACGAGGCCGTCGACGCGAGCGTCGACGAGGTGGCGGGCATCAAGAAGGCCGCCGAAGAACACCTGGCCTACCTGCACGAGGCGAAGATCCCGGTAAAGCCCGGCGCGACTTCGGTATTCAACGTGGAGCACGCCTACGGCAGCCCGGAGGACGCCATCGCCTACGTGGAGCGCCTGCGAGCGGCGGGGGCGGACGAGATCCTGTGCCTGATCCAGATGGGCACGGTGCCGCAGGAGGCGTGTCTCGAAACCATCCGGCACTGGGGCGAGAAGGTCATACCGCACTTCCGTAACAGCGGCAGCTAG
- a CDS encoding glucose 1-dehydrogenase, with protein MDQDRVGRLAGKVALITGGARGMGAEHVRRFVAEGARVVFGDVLDDAGRRLAAEIGPACHYLRHDVTSETDWAAAVGAAQDRFGRLDVLVNNAGILRFQSIADMPVRDFSTILTVNVTGTWLGIKSAAPALTASGGGSIVNISSVEGFIGAAGLSAYSASKFAIRGVTKSASRELGKQGIRVNSVHPGGIATPMTAAAGSGVDGGQFFAGLPISRWGQPAEVTEAVVFLASDAASYCTGTEIVVDGGMLTGAGY; from the coding sequence ATGGATCAGGATCGAGTGGGGCGTCTGGCAGGCAAGGTCGCGTTGATCACCGGTGGCGCGCGCGGCATGGGCGCCGAGCATGTGCGGCGGTTCGTCGCGGAGGGCGCGCGGGTGGTGTTCGGTGATGTGCTGGACGACGCGGGCCGGCGACTGGCGGCCGAGATCGGACCCGCCTGCCACTATCTGCGGCACGATGTGACGAGCGAAACCGACTGGGCCGCGGCGGTCGGTGCGGCCCAGGACCGCTTCGGACGGCTGGACGTGCTGGTCAACAACGCGGGGATACTGCGGTTCCAGTCGATCGCGGACATGCCGGTGCGGGATTTCAGCACGATCCTCACCGTGAACGTGACCGGCACCTGGCTCGGGATCAAGTCGGCCGCTCCGGCATTGACCGCATCCGGCGGCGGGTCCATCGTGAACATCTCCTCGGTCGAGGGCTTCATCGGCGCGGCCGGTCTCTCCGCTTACAGCGCAAGCAAATTCGCGATCCGCGGGGTGACCAAGTCCGCGTCACGAGAACTGGGCAAACAGGGCATCCGAGTCAATTCGGTGCACCCCGGCGGAATCGCCACGCCCATGACGGCGGCCGCCGGTTCCGGCGTCGACGGCGGCCAATTCTTCGCCGGCCTGCCGATCTCGCGCTGGGGTCAGCCCGCGGAGGTGACCGAGGCGGTGGTCTTCCTGGCCTCGGACGCCGCGAGCTACTGCACGGGCACCGAAATCGTGGTCGACGGCGGCATGCTGACCGGCGCCGGATACTGA